A window of the Brumimicrobium sp. genome harbors these coding sequences:
- the thiL gene encoding thiamine-phosphate kinase — translation MSDEKRTSIDSIGEFGLIHELTKDFVKQRSSTLYGVGDDAAVLERDEKTVTLVATDMLVEGIHFNLMYTPLKHLGYKAVVVNLSDIYAMNGEAEQITVSIGISSRFPKEAVEEIYEGIYAACKTYDVDLVGGDTTSSQSGLILSITAIGVAKKDDVVYRNGGKPNDLIVVSGDLGGAYMGLQVLEREKEVWKSNPEIQPDLDGFDYVLERQLKPEARRDIIQYLKELGVKPTAMMDISDGLASELFHLSRQSSVGVRIYDEKLPIDSTVSTTAIDFNISPTTCALNGGEDYELLFSIKQEDFDKIKGNPHMTVIGHFTNKDEGLYLIDKQNAAFELKAQGWDHFK, via the coding sequence ATGAGCGACGAAAAAAGAACTTCTATAGATAGTATTGGAGAGTTTGGATTGATTCACGAATTAACTAAAGACTTTGTGAAACAACGATCTTCAACCTTGTATGGAGTAGGGGATGATGCTGCTGTGCTTGAACGAGATGAAAAAACAGTAACTCTTGTGGCAACAGATATGTTAGTAGAAGGCATACATTTTAATTTGATGTACACTCCTTTAAAACACCTTGGTTATAAAGCTGTAGTAGTAAATCTTTCAGATATCTACGCTATGAATGGAGAAGCAGAGCAAATTACTGTTTCTATTGGAATATCAAGTCGCTTCCCTAAAGAAGCAGTAGAAGAGATTTATGAAGGGATTTATGCTGCATGTAAGACTTACGATGTGGATTTAGTGGGAGGAGATACCACGTCTTCTCAATCTGGTTTGATTTTATCAATAACTGCTATAGGTGTTGCAAAAAAAGATGATGTAGTATATAGAAATGGTGGGAAACCAAATGATCTTATTGTAGTTTCAGGAGATTTAGGCGGTGCCTATATGGGATTGCAAGTATTAGAAAGAGAAAAAGAGGTTTGGAAAAGTAACCCAGAAATTCAACCTGACTTAGATGGCTTTGATTATGTGTTAGAAAGACAATTAAAACCAGAGGCTAGAAGAGATATTATCCAATACCTGAAAGAGTTAGGAGTGAAACCAACTGCTATGATGGATATTTCGGATGGCTTGGCATCGGAATTATTTCACTTAAGCAGACAGTCTAGTGTTGGCGTGAGAATATACGATGAGAAATTGCCAATTGATTCAACGGTTTCTACTACGGCAATTGATTTTAATATTTCACCAACTACTTGTGCGTTGAATGGCGGAGAAGATTACGAACTATTGTTCTCCATCAAACAAGAAGATTTTGATAAAATTAAAGGAAATCCTCACATGACGGTCATAGGTCATTTCACAAACAAAGATGAAGGTCTTTATCTTATAGATAAGCAAAATGCTGCTTTTGAATTAAAAGCGCAAGGGTGGGATCATTTTAAATAA